The following proteins are encoded in a genomic region of Corythoichthys intestinalis isolate RoL2023-P3 chromosome 5, ASM3026506v1, whole genome shotgun sequence:
- the LOC130916440 gene encoding SH2 domain-containing protein 7-like: MASDSNRLHQKSVKKTRQERCCHFSWLKSLRERWRSGFKNSQNIELASQSFCQRKRVELSSKWFLETQLSHITQNGCIPTWFVGLVDREVAEDILKEKEQGCFLIRLSANAVGFVLSFRGSNCCRHFVINQSDMGHFVISGAAVEHETLFELIQYYKTSSIEPFGEYLTSSCFEGYAEKTYDVIQHLSPDKSMKKEERNSEQPPLPTMSKSMLEEVPPVPRRGKHHETKPPSDPSRMLYAQLRKKPTYQQHIRKDCSTGATARRLVGRTTQDENSRKCRPVSTPEYSLLGLVDHTNGQRPEKIDPCRRPQSSHSTEQLSDKTIYFLPDRPGSPHTSCKGTTMQTRHDLGNPVYTEANTGPFFPPDDIYEIIPGIDDTSELDIYCNTYESVEELNSLAAINGDRCPIHLNWEGCNDH; the protein is encoded by the exons ATGGCCTCAGATTCAAATCGCTTACATCAAAAGTCAG TAAAGAAAACCAGGCAGGAAAGATGCTGCCATTTTTCATGGTTAAAGTCCCTAAGAGAAAGATGGAGGTCCGGCTTCAAG AATTCACAGAACATTGAACTTGCATCACAATCGTTTTGCCAACGGAAACGAGTTGAACTGTCTTCAAAATGGTTCCTGGAGACTCAGTTATCACACATCACTCAAAATGGCTGCATCCCCACTTGGTTTGTGGGTTTGGTCGACAGAGA GGTTGCAGAAGATATCCTCAAAGAAAAAGAACAAGGTTGTTTTCTCATCCGTCTCAGCGCTAATGCCGTTGGATTTGTGCTTTCTTTTAG AGGCAGCAATTGCTGTCGACACTTTGTGATCAACCAAAGTGACATGGGGCACTTTGTCATCTCTGGCGCCGCTGTGGAACATGAAACTTTATTTGAACTGATCCAGTACTACAAGACGAGTTCCATCGAGCCATTTGGAGAGTATCTAACATCCTCGTGCTTTGAG GGATATGCAGAAAAGACGTATGATGTGATCCAGCATTTGTCGCCTGATAAAAGCATgaagaaagaggaaagaaaCTCAGAACAGCCACCTTTACCAACGATGAGCAAATCAATGCTTGAG GAGGTGCCACCGGTGCCAAGGAGAGGCAAACACCATGAAACCAAGCCACCTAGTGACCCGAGCAGGATGCTGTACGCTCAGCTAAGAAAGAAACCCACATACCAACAACACATACGTAAGGACTGTTCAACTGGAGCTACCGCAAGGAGACTTGTAGGAAGAACCACGCAGGATGAAAATTCCAGAAAGTGTCGTCCAGTGTCTACACCAGAGTACTCTCTGCTTGGCCTGGTGGATCACACCAATGGACAAAGACCAGAGAAAATAGACCCATGCAGAAGACCTCAAAGCAGTCACAGCACTGAGCAACTGAGTGACAAGACTATTTATTTCCTGCCTGACAGGCCTGGTAGCCCCCACACTTCATGCAAAGGCACCACAATGCAAACTAGGCATGATCTTGGTAACCCAGTGTACACTGAGGCTAACACAGGACCCTTCTTTCCTCCTGATGACATCTACGAGATCATTCCAGGCATAGACGACACAAGTGAACTTGATATCTATTGCAACACTTATGAGTCAGTGGAGGaacttaactcactggctgccattaacggcgatagatgtccaattcatttgaactgggagggttgcaaTGATCATTAA
- the idh3a gene encoding isocitrate dehydrogenase [NAD] subunit alpha, mitochondrial isoform X1, which yields MAGNAWRSAINLLRKWSLSISGQDKIKAKEAQHVARALKKETRAFPRGMHTVTLIPGDGIGPEISTAVMKIFEAAEAPIQWEERNVTAIKGPGGKWVIPADAKESMDRNKMGLKGPLKTPIAAGHPSMNLLLRKTFDLYSNVRPCVSIEGYKTPYTDVNLVTIRENTEGEYSGIEHVIVDGVVQSIKLITEQASKRIAEYAFEYARNNKRTSVTAVHKANIMRMSDGLFLRKCREAAENNKDIKFTEMYLDTVCLNMVQDPTQFDILVMPNLYGDILSDLCAGLIGGLGVTPSGNIGANGVAIFESVHGTAPDIAGKDMANPTALLLSAVMMLRHMGLHDHAKRIETACFDTIRDKKVLTGDLGGKSKCSEFTEAICQRVRDL from the exons ATGGCCGGGAATGCGTGGAGGTCAGCG ATTAACCTACTCAGAAAATGGAGTTTATCGATCAGTGGCCAGGATAAAATCAAGGCAAAGGAA GCGCAGCATGTGGCACGCGCCTTGAAGAAAGAGACCAGGGCATTCCCTCGTGGG ATGCACACTGTAACTTTGATCCCCGGTGATGGAATAGGACCAGAGATCTCCACTGCTgtcatgaaaatatttgaggcaGCTGAA GCACCCATTCAGTGGGAGGAGAGAAATGTTACAGCCATCAAAGGTCCTGGGGGGAAGTGGGTGATTCCTGCAGATGCCAAAGAATCAATGGACAGGAACAAAATGGGTCTGAAGG GTCCATTGAAGACACCAATTGCTGCTGGTCATCCCTCCATGAACCTTCTTCTGAGGAAAACCTTTGACCTCTACTCCAACGTGCGGCCTTGCGTTTCTATCGAGGGTTACAAGACGCCCTACACGGATGTGAATCTAGTCACCATCAGAGAGAACACTGAAGGGGAATACAGTGGAATTGAACATGTG ATTGTCGATGGAGTTGTGCAGAGTATTAAGCTCATTACAGAGCAAGCCAGCAAACGCATCGCAGAGTACGCATTTGAATACGCAAGAAACAATAAGAGGACCAGTGTTACTGCTGTTCACAAGGCTAACATTAT GCGCATGTCTGATGGCCTCTTCCTCCGAAAATGCAGAGAAGCTGCTGAAAATAACAAAGATATTAAATTCACTGAGATGTACTTGGATACAGTGTGCCTCAAT ATGGTGCAGGATCCAACACAGTTTGATATTCTGGTGATGCCCAATTTGTATGGAGACATCTTGAG TGACCTTTGTGCTGGACTTATTGGAGGACTTGGTGTAACCCCAAGTGGCAACATTGGTGCCAATGGAGTTGCCATTTTTGAGTCT GTTCATGGAACTGCTCCCGATATAGCAGGAAAAGACATGGCTAACCCCACTGCCTTGCTGCTGAGTGCAGTCATGATGCTGCGCCATATGGGCCTACACGACCACGCAAAGAGGATCGAGACCGCCTGTTTTGATACCATCCGAGACAAAAAG GTGCTTACTGGAGACCTCGGAGGGAAGTCAAAGTGCTCCGAATTCACGGAGGCAATATGTCAACGAGTGCGAGATCTCTAA
- the idh3a gene encoding isocitrate dehydrogenase [NAD] subunit alpha, mitochondrial isoform X2 has protein sequence MAGNAWRSAAQHVARALKKETRAFPRGMHTVTLIPGDGIGPEISTAVMKIFEAAEAPIQWEERNVTAIKGPGGKWVIPADAKESMDRNKMGLKGPLKTPIAAGHPSMNLLLRKTFDLYSNVRPCVSIEGYKTPYTDVNLVTIRENTEGEYSGIEHVIVDGVVQSIKLITEQASKRIAEYAFEYARNNKRTSVTAVHKANIMRMSDGLFLRKCREAAENNKDIKFTEMYLDTVCLNMVQDPTQFDILVMPNLYGDILSDLCAGLIGGLGVTPSGNIGANGVAIFESVHGTAPDIAGKDMANPTALLLSAVMMLRHMGLHDHAKRIETACFDTIRDKKVLTGDLGGKSKCSEFTEAICQRVRDL, from the exons ATGGCCGGGAATGCGTGGAGGTCAGCG GCGCAGCATGTGGCACGCGCCTTGAAGAAAGAGACCAGGGCATTCCCTCGTGGG ATGCACACTGTAACTTTGATCCCCGGTGATGGAATAGGACCAGAGATCTCCACTGCTgtcatgaaaatatttgaggcaGCTGAA GCACCCATTCAGTGGGAGGAGAGAAATGTTACAGCCATCAAAGGTCCTGGGGGGAAGTGGGTGATTCCTGCAGATGCCAAAGAATCAATGGACAGGAACAAAATGGGTCTGAAGG GTCCATTGAAGACACCAATTGCTGCTGGTCATCCCTCCATGAACCTTCTTCTGAGGAAAACCTTTGACCTCTACTCCAACGTGCGGCCTTGCGTTTCTATCGAGGGTTACAAGACGCCCTACACGGATGTGAATCTAGTCACCATCAGAGAGAACACTGAAGGGGAATACAGTGGAATTGAACATGTG ATTGTCGATGGAGTTGTGCAGAGTATTAAGCTCATTACAGAGCAAGCCAGCAAACGCATCGCAGAGTACGCATTTGAATACGCAAGAAACAATAAGAGGACCAGTGTTACTGCTGTTCACAAGGCTAACATTAT GCGCATGTCTGATGGCCTCTTCCTCCGAAAATGCAGAGAAGCTGCTGAAAATAACAAAGATATTAAATTCACTGAGATGTACTTGGATACAGTGTGCCTCAAT ATGGTGCAGGATCCAACACAGTTTGATATTCTGGTGATGCCCAATTTGTATGGAGACATCTTGAG TGACCTTTGTGCTGGACTTATTGGAGGACTTGGTGTAACCCCAAGTGGCAACATTGGTGCCAATGGAGTTGCCATTTTTGAGTCT GTTCATGGAACTGCTCCCGATATAGCAGGAAAAGACATGGCTAACCCCACTGCCTTGCTGCTGAGTGCAGTCATGATGCTGCGCCATATGGGCCTACACGACCACGCAAAGAGGATCGAGACCGCCTGTTTTGATACCATCCGAGACAAAAAG GTGCTTACTGGAGACCTCGGAGGGAAGTCAAAGTGCTCCGAATTCACGGAGGCAATATGTCAACGAGTGCGAGATCTCTAA
- the lrrc61 gene encoding leucine-rich repeat-containing protein 61, whose translation MDSKRDTKEQEGEVEKITAVLLKSHSGEFDLESILFLKFRGLGIHDLGCIGECMNLERLDLSGNNIVNLAPLSSLRLLSVLNLSSNRISNLEPLYSCDNLQNLNLAGNIISSIDNLICLQSLRKLESIRLNDNTYNYSNPVCRNVSYRTVVLEMFPNVKVLDGERVVGRGSDLYQLCKDIDDTIKAGLYKNGQLVEHQDCKPWVEDTYWEIKRSNNAIVEEAYKQFNDILHECRLLNNRATHAISQTERSMSLKKQPKQYAI comes from the exons ATGGACTCGAAGCGAGATACTAAAGAGCAAG AGGGAGAGGTCGAGAAGATTACCGCTGTGCTGCTCAAGTCTCACTCGGGGGAGTTTGATTTGGAGTCCATACTGTTTCTCAAATTCAGGGGTCTCG GTATACACGATCTTGGCTGTATAGGAGAGTGTATGAATTTAGAGAGACTGGACCTCTCTGGAAATAATATTGTCAATTTAGCTCCGTTGTCATCACTTCGACTGCTTTCTGTTCTCAATTTGTCTTCTAACAGGATTTCTAATTTAG AGCCCCTGTACAGTTGTGACAATCTACAGAATTTAAACCTTGCTGGTAATATTATCTCCAG TATCGATAACCTTATCTGCCTTCAGTCTTTGAGAAAACTAGAAAGTATTCGTCTTAACGACAACACATACAATTATTCAAATCCAG TCTGCAGAAACGTGTCATATAGAACTGTCGTTCTTGAGATGTTCCCTAACGTCAAAGTGCTAGATG GCGAGAGAGTTGTTGGACGTGGGAGCGACTTATACCAACTATGCAAAGACATTGATGACACCATTAAAG CCGGTCTTTACAAAAATGGACAACTTGTTGAACATCAGGATTGCAAGCCATGGGTGGAGGATACTTACTGGGAAATCAAACGATCCAACAACGCCATCGTTGAAGAAGCCTACAAGCAGTTTAATG ATATTCTTCATGAATGCAGACTCCTAAACAACAGAGCAACTCATGCAATTTCCCAGACTGAAAGATCAATGAGCTTGAAGAAGCAGCCAAAGCAGTATGCCATCTGA
- the tbc1d2b gene encoding TBC1 domain family member 2B isoform X1, giving the protein MNEEEDGGESSSGPAPLLEASAKEAEGVDVEAAKEQSSKLCGFLNKLSGKGPLRGYKPRWFVYDPRKCYLYYFKSPQDALPLGHIEIGDACFSYDLEADEGHFGISTAGKEFLLKAPSKQVMHFWLHQLQQKRWEFSNSRGCGQRDSWSSPTLAHPISGLVAKDNDAFLFEKLSDSMEKLRSDFDMESQTEGSGTVGIQSARGTASSTNTLNFAFKTFGTELRNSMSYLRPGRAGDSKRSVFYTGNNSSADEWELVDAPPKDFPEHKHHPEIHRHSFGSAFDFVRNSSRPKRPLLRDMMGSGKFGRNNECRSAESSPVEFNGKYSELQLRLQSQQEELCRMQKEEAKIKEELASQKELVRLLQQTLRTSQCDRQPVHRPVPPPDPTSTESDQTHHPALSPDEVTRLEAQVQERDGQIQSMCGHMERLALEKESLQQELKGLKIKVGEINDQLGMLMETIQAKDEAIMKLSQQSTEQSGTPNDGSTPPGREQQELDILKDSLQGYKTQNKFLNKEILDLTGLRRNAETREKALEAKYTALEAKLCQVESKYLVLLQEVKNPVCSSSEQSPAREVISRLLEDALQVENPEQEEHPVFRTNTVSEYDVYGFKTLPEEEEEEERLVAKVRALELKSLAMTDQEVSIGVKWENFLASTMNRNLVRSPELKALIRCGIPHEHRSQLWRWCVSVHVKKLRDHLAPDYYETLLNVARDKPNPASKQIELDLLRTLPNNKHYSSPSAIGIQKLRNVLVAFSWRNPDIGYCQGLNRLAAIALLYLDQEDAFWSLIAIVEVFMPRDYYTKTLLGSQVDQRVFKDLMNEKLPRLHSHFEQHKVDFSLITFNWFLVVFVDSVVSDILFKIWDAFLYEGPKIIFRFALALFKYKEDEFLKLQDSTTIFKYLRYFTRTILDSRKLMNIAFVDMNPFPMRQIQNRRGFHLEKVRLELTELEAIRQTFLRERETTQDRRSFLSDDEEEN; this is encoded by the exons ATGAACGAAGAGGAGGATGGCGGTGAGTCGAGCTCCGGCCCTGCTCCTCTGCTCGAAGCCTCCGCCAAGGAAGCCGAAGGCGTCGACGTTGAAGCGGCGAAGGAGCAGTCCTCCAAGTTATGCGGCTTCTTGAACAAACTGTCCGGCAAGGGGCCTCTTAGGGGGTACAAGCCACGGTGGTTCGTGTACGACCCCAGAAAATGTTATCTGTATTACTTCAAGAGTCCCCAGGACGCTTTACCTTTGGGACACATCGAAATTGGCGATGCCTGCTTCAGCTACGACTTGGAGGCCGACGAGGGACACTTTGGGATAAGTACGGCGGGGAAGGAGTTTCTGCTCAAG GCCcccagcaagcaagtaatgcacTTCTGGCTTCACCAACTGCAACAGAAGCGCTGGGAGTTCAGCAACTCACGAGGCtgcggacagagggacagttggaGCTCGCCCACCTTAGCCCACCCAATCAGCGGACTTGTAGCCAAAGATAACG ATGCATTCCTCTTTGAAAAGCTCAGTGACAGCATGGAGAAGCTCCGCAGTGATTTTGACATGGAGTCTCAGACGGAAGGCAGTGGAACGGTTGGGATTCAGTCAGCCAGAGGGACTGCCTCTTCGACAAATACCCTTAATTTCGCATTCAAGACCTTTGGTACAGAACTCAG GAACTCCATGTCATATCTGCGACCGGGTAGGGCAGGCGATAGCAAACGCAGCGTGTTTTATACGGGCAACAACAGCAGTGCAGACGAGTGGGAGCTTGTGGATGCTCCACCCAAAGACTTCCCAGAACACAAGCATCACCCAGAAATTCACAGAC ATTCTTTTGGATCGGCGTTTGACTTTGTACGCAACTCGTCAAGGCCAAAGAGGCCTCTGCTCCGTGACATGATGGGCTCGGGGAAGTTCGGTCGCAATAATGAGTGCCGCAGCGCCGAGAGTTCTCCGGTGGAGTTTAACGGCAAATATTCAGAGCTTCAACTTCGTCTTCAAAGCCAGCAGGAAGAATTGTGTCGCATGCAAAAAGAAGAAGCCAAAATCAAAGAGGAGTTGGCCAGCCAGAAG GAGTTGGTAAGACTTTTGCAGCAGACCTTAAGAACATCCCAGTGTGATCGACAACCAGTACATCGACCAGTACCGCCTCCGGATCCCACGTCCACTGAGTCCGATCAAACCCACCACCCAGCGCTAAGCCCTGACGAGGTTACGCGTTTAGAGGCTCAGGTTCAAGAAAGAGATGGACAGATCCAATCCATGTGTGGACACATGGAGCGTCTGGCTTTGGAGAAAGAGAGCCTCCAACAAGAGTTGAAGGGGCTGAAAATTAAGGTTGGGGAGATAAACGATCAGCTGGGAATGCTGATGGAGACCATCCAGGCCAAAGATGAAGCGATCATGAAGCTCTCGCAGCAGAGCACGGAGCAGAGTGGAACTCCCAATGACGGTTCGACACCTCCTGGAAGGGAACAACAGGAACTGGACATCCTCAAG GATAGTCTTCAAGGATATAAAACCCAAAACAAATTCCTCAACAAAGAAATCCTGGACCTGACAGGGTTGCGCAGAAATGCCGAAACTCGCGAGAAAGCATTGGAAGCTAAG TACACAGCACTGGAGGCCAAGTTGTGTCAGGTGGAGAGTAAGTATCTGGTACTGCTACAAGAGGTGAAGAATCCGGTGTGCTCTTCTTCGGAGCAGAGTCCTGCCCGCGAAGTCATCTCCAGATTGTTGGAAGATGCGCTACAGGTGGAGAACCCCGAGCAGGAAGAGCACCCTGTTTTCAGAACCAACACTGTCAG CGAGTATGACGTCTACGGCTTCAAGACGTTGCCTGAggaagaggaagaagaggagcgtcTTGTCGCCAAAGTAAGAGCCTTGGAACTCAAGTCCCTCGCCATGACGGATCAGGAGGTGTCCATCGgtgtcaagtgggaaaactttctAGCCAGCACCATGAACCGGAACTTGGTGCGCTCTCCTGAGCTCAAGGCGCTGATCCGCTGCGGTATCCCCCATGAGCATCGCTCTCAGCTCTGGCGCTGGTGCGTCTCCGTTCACGTCAAGAAGCTCCGGGATCACTTGGCGCCCGACTATTATGAGACTTTACTAAACGTGGCCCGGGACAAACCTAACCCTGCTTCCAAGCAGATTGAGCTGGACTTATTGCGTACTTTACCCAACAACAAGCACTACTCTTCTCCGAGTGCTATTGGGATCCAGAAGCTCAGGAATGTTCTGGTGGCTTTCTCATGGAGGAATCCAGACATAGGATACTGCCAGGGACTTAACAG GCTAGCAGCTATTGCATTACTCTATCTGGACCAAGAAGATGCATTTTGGAGCCTCATAGCCATTGTGGAAGTGTTCATGCCAAGAGACTATTACACCAAGACTCTGCTTGGCTCACAG GTGGACCAGCGCGTCTTCAAGGACCTTATGAACGAGAAGCTGCCACGACTTCACAGCCACTTTGAGCAACACAAGGTGGACTTCTCCCTCATTACCTTCAACTGGTTCCTGGTGGTGTTTGTGGACAGCGTGGTCAGCGACATCCTCTTCAAGATCTGGGATGCCTTCCTCTATGAAGGGCCTAAA ATCATCTTTCGTTTCGCTCTTGCACTCTTCAAATACAAGGAGGATGAGTTCCTAAAGTTGCAAGATTCCACCACCATTTTCAAATATCTCAGATACTTCACACGCACAATCCTTGATTCCAG
- the tbc1d2b gene encoding TBC1 domain family member 2B isoform X2 — MHFWLHQLQQKRWEFSNSRGCGQRDSWSSPTLAHPISGLVAKDNDAFLFEKLSDSMEKLRSDFDMESQTEGSGTVGIQSARGTASSTNTLNFAFKTFGTELRNSMSYLRPGRAGDSKRSVFYTGNNSSADEWELVDAPPKDFPEHKHHPEIHRHSFGSAFDFVRNSSRPKRPLLRDMMGSGKFGRNNECRSAESSPVEFNGKYSELQLRLQSQQEELCRMQKEEAKIKEELASQKELVRLLQQTLRTSQCDRQPVHRPVPPPDPTSTESDQTHHPALSPDEVTRLEAQVQERDGQIQSMCGHMERLALEKESLQQELKGLKIKVGEINDQLGMLMETIQAKDEAIMKLSQQSTEQSGTPNDGSTPPGREQQELDILKDSLQGYKTQNKFLNKEILDLTGLRRNAETREKALEAKYTALEAKLCQVESKYLVLLQEVKNPVCSSSEQSPAREVISRLLEDALQVENPEQEEHPVFRTNTVSEYDVYGFKTLPEEEEEEERLVAKVRALELKSLAMTDQEVSIGVKWENFLASTMNRNLVRSPELKALIRCGIPHEHRSQLWRWCVSVHVKKLRDHLAPDYYETLLNVARDKPNPASKQIELDLLRTLPNNKHYSSPSAIGIQKLRNVLVAFSWRNPDIGYCQGLNRLAAIALLYLDQEDAFWSLIAIVEVFMPRDYYTKTLLGSQVDQRVFKDLMNEKLPRLHSHFEQHKVDFSLITFNWFLVVFVDSVVSDILFKIWDAFLYEGPKIIFRFALALFKYKEDEFLKLQDSTTIFKYLRYFTRTILDSRKLMNIAFVDMNPFPMRQIQNRRGFHLEKVRLELTELEAIRQTFLRERETTQDRRSFLSDDEEEN; from the exons atgcacTTCTGGCTTCACCAACTGCAACAGAAGCGCTGGGAGTTCAGCAACTCACGAGGCtgcggacagagggacagttggaGCTCGCCCACCTTAGCCCACCCAATCAGCGGACTTGTAGCCAAAGATAACG ATGCATTCCTCTTTGAAAAGCTCAGTGACAGCATGGAGAAGCTCCGCAGTGATTTTGACATGGAGTCTCAGACGGAAGGCAGTGGAACGGTTGGGATTCAGTCAGCCAGAGGGACTGCCTCTTCGACAAATACCCTTAATTTCGCATTCAAGACCTTTGGTACAGAACTCAG GAACTCCATGTCATATCTGCGACCGGGTAGGGCAGGCGATAGCAAACGCAGCGTGTTTTATACGGGCAACAACAGCAGTGCAGACGAGTGGGAGCTTGTGGATGCTCCACCCAAAGACTTCCCAGAACACAAGCATCACCCAGAAATTCACAGAC ATTCTTTTGGATCGGCGTTTGACTTTGTACGCAACTCGTCAAGGCCAAAGAGGCCTCTGCTCCGTGACATGATGGGCTCGGGGAAGTTCGGTCGCAATAATGAGTGCCGCAGCGCCGAGAGTTCTCCGGTGGAGTTTAACGGCAAATATTCAGAGCTTCAACTTCGTCTTCAAAGCCAGCAGGAAGAATTGTGTCGCATGCAAAAAGAAGAAGCCAAAATCAAAGAGGAGTTGGCCAGCCAGAAG GAGTTGGTAAGACTTTTGCAGCAGACCTTAAGAACATCCCAGTGTGATCGACAACCAGTACATCGACCAGTACCGCCTCCGGATCCCACGTCCACTGAGTCCGATCAAACCCACCACCCAGCGCTAAGCCCTGACGAGGTTACGCGTTTAGAGGCTCAGGTTCAAGAAAGAGATGGACAGATCCAATCCATGTGTGGACACATGGAGCGTCTGGCTTTGGAGAAAGAGAGCCTCCAACAAGAGTTGAAGGGGCTGAAAATTAAGGTTGGGGAGATAAACGATCAGCTGGGAATGCTGATGGAGACCATCCAGGCCAAAGATGAAGCGATCATGAAGCTCTCGCAGCAGAGCACGGAGCAGAGTGGAACTCCCAATGACGGTTCGACACCTCCTGGAAGGGAACAACAGGAACTGGACATCCTCAAG GATAGTCTTCAAGGATATAAAACCCAAAACAAATTCCTCAACAAAGAAATCCTGGACCTGACAGGGTTGCGCAGAAATGCCGAAACTCGCGAGAAAGCATTGGAAGCTAAG TACACAGCACTGGAGGCCAAGTTGTGTCAGGTGGAGAGTAAGTATCTGGTACTGCTACAAGAGGTGAAGAATCCGGTGTGCTCTTCTTCGGAGCAGAGTCCTGCCCGCGAAGTCATCTCCAGATTGTTGGAAGATGCGCTACAGGTGGAGAACCCCGAGCAGGAAGAGCACCCTGTTTTCAGAACCAACACTGTCAG CGAGTATGACGTCTACGGCTTCAAGACGTTGCCTGAggaagaggaagaagaggagcgtcTTGTCGCCAAAGTAAGAGCCTTGGAACTCAAGTCCCTCGCCATGACGGATCAGGAGGTGTCCATCGgtgtcaagtgggaaaactttctAGCCAGCACCATGAACCGGAACTTGGTGCGCTCTCCTGAGCTCAAGGCGCTGATCCGCTGCGGTATCCCCCATGAGCATCGCTCTCAGCTCTGGCGCTGGTGCGTCTCCGTTCACGTCAAGAAGCTCCGGGATCACTTGGCGCCCGACTATTATGAGACTTTACTAAACGTGGCCCGGGACAAACCTAACCCTGCTTCCAAGCAGATTGAGCTGGACTTATTGCGTACTTTACCCAACAACAAGCACTACTCTTCTCCGAGTGCTATTGGGATCCAGAAGCTCAGGAATGTTCTGGTGGCTTTCTCATGGAGGAATCCAGACATAGGATACTGCCAGGGACTTAACAG GCTAGCAGCTATTGCATTACTCTATCTGGACCAAGAAGATGCATTTTGGAGCCTCATAGCCATTGTGGAAGTGTTCATGCCAAGAGACTATTACACCAAGACTCTGCTTGGCTCACAG GTGGACCAGCGCGTCTTCAAGGACCTTATGAACGAGAAGCTGCCACGACTTCACAGCCACTTTGAGCAACACAAGGTGGACTTCTCCCTCATTACCTTCAACTGGTTCCTGGTGGTGTTTGTGGACAGCGTGGTCAGCGACATCCTCTTCAAGATCTGGGATGCCTTCCTCTATGAAGGGCCTAAA ATCATCTTTCGTTTCGCTCTTGCACTCTTCAAATACAAGGAGGATGAGTTCCTAAAGTTGCAAGATTCCACCACCATTTTCAAATATCTCAGATACTTCACACGCACAATCCTTGATTCCAG
- the cib2 gene encoding calcium and integrin-binding family member 2 yields the protein MRLRDTAASRIHPATETLTSRPLNVLDCAKAVDPLSCECIQATNDLIIMGNKQTIFTDEQLDAYQDCTFFTRKEILRLHGRYHELAPHLVPMDYTKEPDCKLPLALIVNMPELKENPFRNRIVESFSEDGMGNLSFNEFVDMFSVLSEMAPRELKAIYAFKIYDFNVDNYLCKEDLEKTLNKLTKEELTPEEVQLVCEKAIEEADLDGDNKLSFADFENMISRAPDFLSTFHIRI from the exons ATGAGACTGAGAGACACTGCAGCATCGCGGATTCACCCTGCGACGGAGACGCTCACTTCACGGCCCCTAAATGTATTGGACTGTGCAAAGGCTGTGGACCCGCTGTCTTGTGAATGCATACAAGCAACAAATGACTTGATAATCATGGGAAACAAGCAGACTATTTTTACAGATGAGCAACTCGATGCCTACCAG GATTGTACTTTTTTCACTCGCAAAGAAATCTTGCG GTTGCATGGTAGATACCATGAACTGGCTCCGCATCTGGTGCCAATGGACTACACGAAAGAGCCTGATTGTAAATTACCTTTAGCCTTGATAGTCAACATGCCAGAGTTAAAG GAAAATCCATTCCGTAACAGGATTGTTGAGTCTTTCTCAGAGGACGGCATGGGAAATCTCAGCTTCAATGAATTTGTGGATATGTTCTCAGTCCTTAGCGAAATGGCTCCGCGGGAACTGAAGGCCATTTATGCCTTCAAAATATACG ATTTCAATGTAGATAACTACCTTTGCAAAGAGGACTTAGAAAAAACTCTAAACAAGCTGACAAAGGAGGAGTTGACTCCAGAGGAGGTGCAGCTCGTGTGCGAGAAGGCCATCGAAGAGGCTGATTTGGATGGAGACAATAAACTCTCCTTTgctgattttgaaaatatgatATCAAGGGCTCCTGATTTCTTAAG TACTTTCCACATACGAATCTGA